The nucleotide sequence AAAATGACAGCGTAAAACTTGTCTTTTAAACCACTTTCACTTCGCAGCTCTTGTTCAGAGATGGTAGCTCGATGGAAGCATGTTACTTTTAGCACCATCTGGCGTCGTGGAGGATAAAGTCAAGCGCGTTTAGTTCTTTAAACGTGAACATAGGCAACATGTATCCGTGTTTTGTTGCTTCGTACAGTGTTTTCTGAGAAACAGACGCTGTTTTGTATCTAGTATTCCTGGAAGACATAACGTTACTGTGATAAACTCAGGACTCGGTGCTGCTCAGGCGCCGGTGGGTGGAGACTGTCACGGCTGCAGAGATCATGATATCTGCCGATTCCAGAGAGATGGAGTGTGTCTTGATCTTTCCGAGTTAATGGATGAGTGTTTGAACGATGTCCTCATAGCGGGCCTAATCACACCAAGGATCAGATGACGATGGTGAGAAAAAATCAATAACGGCGGAAGAGGGTGTGGAGTACCAGAGTTTGAGTTCAAATGGAAACACGTCTGATATTTTCCAGTGTATTTAACGATTTAACACCGATTAATCTGCTTTTGCTAGTGTTTATACGGTTAATTTTGAATCGCTTTTGGCgaaggaaaacaacaaaaacagcgtAACTATGCGTGTATGGGGTTGCCATAGTAACAACATTTACGCTGTTGACGACGTTCAACACAAAGcaacaacaaaagacaacatCAATATTTTGATAACAATGTAAttttctttcatatatatatatatatatatatatatatatatatatatatatatatatatatatatatatatatatatagttttgataattattttatactAGTGCTTGCGTTCATGGAAATCAGTGCTGTCTATGGGACATTGTTCAGCCAGTCCAATAACAATATTTAGTgcagtacaaatatttaatgaaacgTTAGATgtccaaaatattatttacagtagTTTCACTTACATAGATTgtcataataaattttaaatagtgtttttaattacaaaatgtaaattataatttggTGGCTGTTTTTTCAGCTCCTTTcttatttcaaaagtaaaacaATTCATTAATCCACCAAACAAACTAAATACAGATTTTCTGTGCAGATCTCTCCCACTTTAGATATCTCTAGATCTGAAGAGGGAGGCAATGTGCACGTTTCGGAACGCCTGCTGTCCTGTAATGAGGACAGATATCAGTCTGAACTGTCTCTTGAGTTGCATTTGGAGGCTCTGAAGGCCAAACGCAAGCAGCAGCTGGAGAAATTAGAGCTCCGGCACCAGAATGGCCTGGAGAAGAGGCTCCTGCAGAACTCCCTGCTCACTTCGAGCACCGAATGGATACTTAAATCCAAAATACCCCAGCAGAGCATCAGGCGAAACTCAGAGAACCACAAACACCACAGGTAGTTCAAATCTTAAATTTGATCATGATGTTCTCATAGATCTTGTACTGAAACATACCAATCTCGTTCTCAGTTCAAAGGTGATTCTGCAGAATTTGATCTCAAATGGAGTCAAGGCACCAAGAACTACAGGAACTGACTCTTTGGGAACAGtgatggagagacagaggaagcCTCTCCCTCAGGATTCACAGAAAGCCAAAGAGGAGGCAGACCTGGCTGAGTGTCGGAAACAGTTTCGTGTCGCTCCCGTCCCTGAGCACGTCTCAAAGCCTCTTTATGATGACCTCATCCATGAACAAGAGCGCTTGAGGAAGGAAGGTCGTGAGCAGAGGAGAGATTTCCTCTTGACCACGCAGAAGCCCTTCAGGCTCCACAAGAAGGAGGAGAAGAAGCGAGAGAGGCTGAAGGAGGACATGTCCTCTGccaataaaagtgaaaaaacagAACCAGTTTGTGTGAGAAAACCTATACCGAAAGCGGTCTCAGACCACAGCTTCTCTGAACAATTGAAAGGtgccatttatttgaatatttctcaaaattgtattattatatacgCTCTTGTATGCACTAAACACagtatgaagagttcagatgcaaaagcctctaagtgcagTTTGAAAGATCAGGCTCCTACTGTATGTGTAGGTTCAgtcatttcactttaatggcaattaaTAGATTCTTTTCATAACTGAACATAAGCAGAGGAGCCTGAGATTTTTTAAATGGAACTCTTCATATGtaacatatttaaagaaaaacttcacataaaaattctaatttaagtttcaattgaatatttaaaacatcataatttactcaccttctaaACCTGTATTTATGTGATGCTGGTTCAGAGCAGGAGCAGCAAAGGAAGATTCGCATTCATCTGAGAGCTCAGGAGACTCTGAAAGCCTCCTCAGCACCCATCCAAAGGCAGGAACCCAGTGCAGATAGACAGACCCGCAGTGCTCAGAAGAGCAAAAGCAAGATGCTGGGTTACTTGGACCAGAAGCTGTCCTTCAGACCTAAAACTAACACTGCCGTGCCTGACTTTGATAAGCTTTTCCAGGCCTTTCAACAAAAGGCAATGGAGGCTGCAGAGAAGAGAGATGTCACTCACTGTAAACCTTTCCAGCTGCGCACATCCACACTGCAGCCACGCCACAGGAGCCCAGAAAACCCACAGGTTGCTATCTAGATGATTTAGTTTAGATTCATTTAATGCAGTTCCTATGAggaatgtgttttgtttagtaTGCAATTATTCTTGACTAGAAATCTAGAGATGAGACGAATCTAAAGAGAAGCAGTTCATTTGGTGGCCTGACATCACTGTCTATGGACACTCTTCCAACTTACATAACAGATGCTGCCAGGAAAAGATCCATGGCTGTAAGGTGAGCCTGACGCTTCTTACATTTCCGCAATTTTcgtatcctaatgatttttggcataaaagaaaaatcaataattttgacccagacaatgtatttttggctattgctacaaatataccccagcgacttaagactggttttgtggtccagggtcacatattctgcatgaccatattcaacATCCCTAATTATATCCAatacctaaactaaacaactatctttctatctattaataagcagcaaattaggagtttattgaggaaaaagtcgtagttaatggtttgttaatagcgagaattttaccttaaaataaagtgtgaccattctTTTATAACACACATCACATgcatggccttttttttttttgcacaattcttGATTTATTCCACTAAAATGAAGTGTTGATTTACCAATTAAAATTTGCTTTACTATTAtcctaataaaaataagaaaattttataaaagtgaTGTATAATCTATCATAAGGAGATCTCTGGAGCTGAAGGACCTTAAGGAGCAGGAGAATGCAAAGTGGATGAAGCAGCACAGAATCAGGTCTCAAGCTATGAGCAGGGCAGTAGCAATGAGAGCCAAGGCAATGGACCCTCATAAAAGTCTTAAAGAGGTCTACCAGGAGAAACTCAAACAGAACCGGTGagcactttgaaaaaaaaaatgtctacagAGAAGCCAGGAATGCAATAACTGATTATGAGTTGTTGTGAATGTAGGCAAGCTGATCTGGAGAGGATGAAAGATTATCAAAAAGAGCTGAAGGAAATCAAAACCAGAGTAACGTCTCGCCCGTACCTATTTGAGCAGGTGTCGCAGGTACACTACACAATATTCAAAATCCATTCTTCTTCCAAATAatgtaacttttatattttaccaTATGCATATACCTATTGCTTCCAGAAAAATGCCAAGAATAATGCTGAACGCAGATACAGGAATACTTTGGAACAAGCAGGTCTGGATGAAAATTTTGTGAGATCAAAGGGAGAAACAAATAAGGCCATCCATGTGGAGAATGAGTCTGCGGATGAGGATCATGACAGCACTGAAAGCGAAACCCAGAAGAGGTATGGAGACACATGAATGATGGGGTTTAAAATTAACgtgcacattttttgcatttttttttttttgcagtgagtaTGTGTTGATTATCACAGAGCGGAACAAATCTGTTCAATGCAAAGATTTAACAGTGTGTTGAAGTATTTATCCTAGTTTTAATGAAAGGTTTGGCATTACTCTCTTGTGACCCatacccatcaaaataaaatcatcttaCTTGATGCAAATACAGTAGATGTGGTTTTGACATGAAAAGATCTATTTATTATAAATCTTTCGTTTTATGAGTTTATGTCAGCTTTACTGCCATTGGCATAGCGAAAAAGTAACCATGCAAATATTATGATGTAGCAGTCATATGGATACACGCTGCTCTactatcattttatttacagtgcagGAAGTGGGGAAGACAGTGTCACAAATGAGGAGGAAAAAGAAGGGAATGTGGAAACCAAAGAGGAAGAGTTGTGCTGACAGACGCGGTTGGTGGCCCAGTGTATTTCATCCATATTCCATATGTGCAGGGGAGACTGTGGTCAGGCAACAAATTGCTGGCAGAtcatttcagttttgtgcatgatttacttgaatgcagattttattttgtattactgtATATTGTGCCAGTGAATCAGTGTGGGTCTTTATACAGCTGAGAAGGTTTTTCAATAATGAAAGGATTCAAGAAATTCcatatgtcatttttaataaaacagaaaatcaaaGGAAGTTTAATTTAATGATTCTAAGCATGTTATGGGGGCTACCGACCCAACATAGAAAGAAATAACCAAAAAACACTTGGCAACCAGAGAAGCTGCATATTAAAAGCAGTATATTTGTTTGAGTTCTACTTACTGCTCATTAAATCATCTCGTAAACCACAGAAACAGCAGCAAAAACAGGTTTGGTGTTGGGCACCCTCAGGGCTTGCAAACAGTAAATTGGGGAAGCCTTGTCTTGGCACGAACACATCTTCCACCTGGAGTCTGTCAAATGTGGCTTTGAACGTCTGCTATAATTATGAACTATAACTGTCACAGAGACTAGCTTTATTCATGAAACTCCATTTGAATAAGTACACAAATAACATTCTAAGACGACTCTTCTTTAGCCCAAGCCCATCTGAAATTCTCATTCCTGAAGTCAGGCTATTTTGAGAGTCATAGCACTGGTTGAGTAAACAGCCCTGCACATTTATCCTCTATTGGAAAAAGAGCTTCTGCTAGTGCATTTGGCCACATCAAGAGCTTTTTACTCCAACTGGCTTCTTCAGTCCTGGTTGGATTTTCAGTGATTTTATAAGGAATTAAAggaatttgtgtttctgtgtacaggGATGGAAAGTTCTtagttattttaaagattttgagGCATAATTTTTGCTTTTGCTGTTATATGATGATCTCAAGATGAAACATAATTACTTTAAACAAGCCGTGTAGCATGCAGTGTATCTTAAAGGTTAAAATTGAACTTTTGGTGAAAATATGATAGCCAgtcttgttcattttgttgtATAGCTTGTATATTTAGTGGTTGAAGGAGTGATGgcactgaaaaattaaatgagtCAACTGCACATTTGAAAATGACTGCCCAGTTTCACCTCACGATACCCATTCATTCTGTTTCggaaattctttttttgttttggctaAATGAGGTTTAAGTGGAGGTAGGACTTTTTTCCAATTCTTAGACTGGTATACACTGGAATTATGTCTTTTACTGGTAATGGGAGAGTCAGGGGTCAAGATTTGGTTGCAGTTTGGTGCAGCATTTCAAAAGGAGTGTATTTACAGGTTGTGTGTATATGAACATCACCACAAAGTCCTACGAGTGGAAACTTTTGATTTTCTTTGAGCTCAAGTTTCAGATTTGGGATGTGtcagtggaaaaaaacaaacaaacaaaaaaaaaaacatgaaagatgGGATGCTGCAGGGATGCTGAATTTTTTTATGCCAATCCAAGTTTGCATTACACTGGTTTCTTCGACACAAAAAGCCAATAGAATTTTTTTCTATTGTCTTTTGGATTATCACAGAAATGTAGCCATGTGAACAACAAAAGTTCATAAAttatgataatcttcacaaatgaacacaactttatgTTGGCACTGATAATCTCGTGGACAGCGTGTTGACATATTGCACCAAGAGCGTCCCAAGTTCGAATCCAGGGtcgaggacctttcccgatcccaccccccccctctctctccgaCTTCACTTCCTATAAATTGTACACTGTTCTATactaataaagtgaaaaaaaaatggcaaaaaaataaatcaaataaacactactttaatttTAGGCCTAAATACTATtgctaagtaaaaaaaaaaaaaaagttgcatgacTTCAACATCATTACTAATAAGCTTccaacaaatatttatttgcagGAATACAATAAACACTACAATTTTATAAAGgtggactagtgagtagatgagtttacacATTCAGCATGATGACGTTTAATATCCCagacaacctctgtagtcccatttaacCACTTGTTAAGCCTATTTCAAGACatgtaaatgcttaaaaaaatcacagtatggtataactgatgtattttatgccctaaaataaaacataaaaaatata is from Cyprinus carpio isolate SPL01 chromosome B17, ASM1834038v1, whole genome shotgun sequence and encodes:
- the fam161b gene encoding protein FAM161B isoform X1 — translated: MTMISPTLDISRSEEGGNVHVSERLLSCNEDRYQSELSLELHLEALKAKRKQQLEKLELRHQNGLEKRLLQNSLLTSSTEWILKSKIPQQSIRRNSENHKHHSSKVILQNLISNGVKAPRTTGTDSLGTVMERQRKPLPQDSQKAKEEADLAECRKQFRVAPVPEHVSKPLYDDLIHEQERLRKEGREQRRDFLLTTQKPFRLHKKEEKKRERLKEDMSSANKSEKTEPVCVRKPIPKAVSDHSFSEQLKEQEQQRKIRIHLRAQETLKASSAPIQRQEPSADRQTRSAQKSKSKMLGYLDQKLSFRPKTNTAVPDFDKLFQAFQQKAMEAAEKRDVTHCKPFQLRTSTLQPRHRSPENPQKSRDETNLKRSSSFGGLTSLSMDTLPTYITDAARKRSMAVRRSLELKDLKEQENAKWMKQHRIRSQAMSRAVAMRAKAMDPHKSLKEVYQEKLKQNRQADLERMKDYQKELKEIKTRVTSRPYLFEQVSQKNAKNNAERRYRNTLEQAGLDENFVRSKGETNKAIHVENESADEDHDSTESETKMQEVGKTVSQMRRKKKGMWKPKRKSCADRRGWWPSVFHPYSICAGETVVRQQIAGRSFQFCA
- the fam161b gene encoding protein FAM161B isoform X2, yielding MTMISPTLDISRSEEGGNVHVSERLLSCNEDRYQSELSLELHLEALKAKRKQQLEKLELRHQNGLEKRLLQNSLLTSSTEWILKSKIPQQSIRRNSENHKHHSSKVILQNLISNGVKAPRTTGTDSLGTVMERQRKPLPQDSQKAKEEADLAECRKQFRVAPVPEHVSKPLYDDLIHEQERLRKEGREQRRDFLLTTQKPFRLHKKEEKKRERLKEDMSSANKSEKTEPVCVRKPIPKAVSDHSFSEQLKEQEQQRKIRIHLRAQETLKASSAPIQRQEPSADRQTRSAQKSKSKMLGYLDQKLSFRPKTNTAVPDFDKLFQAFQQKAMEAAEKRDVTHCKPFQLRTSTLQPRHRSPENPQKSRDETNLKRSSSFGGLTSLSMDTLPTYITDAARKRSMAVRRSLELKDLKEQENAKWMKQHRIRSQAMSRAVAMRAKAMDPHKSLKEVYQEKLKQNRQADLERMKDYQKELKEIKTRVTSRPYLFEQVSQKNAKNNAERRYRNTLEQAGLDENFVRSKGETNKAIHVENESADEDHDSTESETQKSAGSGEDSVTNEEEKEGNVETKEEELC